AATTCCACATGTTTTTCACTGGTCTTTTGTATTAATTTCGTAATTTCTATATTGCAAATAGGAAACTGATGGTCTTAAATCTCAAGATAGGCTACTGCTTCTATGAGTCTCAACTTGTAAAATTATAGAACAAATTGGTCTTGAATAAAACAGTGTTAGAAAGAGCAAGATGTAGAAGCATGactaataacatcaagaaatgtCAACAATGGCCTGCTACAATCATCTCACTAGGATTCAGCATGAATCTGCTCCTAGTATGCACATAAAAATGGGGAAAAGGGTCGTTTCCATCATTACCTGTCATGACAAGATGCTCAATGCACTTATTCTATTCAATCTCAAGGACAAATAGATCTGCCTACGGAGCTTATCGTCTTGATACTGACTTAATAAACAGAGAACATACTAGAAAAGCTTGTGCTTAAGCTTAATGGTCATTCAAACCCAGGTTTAAGAAAAAAGTAAAGAACAAATTGGTTAATTTTACTCACTTCTACTTTCCCAGATTTATTAAGACCTCCATCCCGGGATGATTTGGTACAGAGGTGGCAATTCCTGATTCACAATTGCCAATCCACATAACTCGTCAAAATAAACGAGCAATTGGCGTGGAATTTTGTGTCCATAAATCAACCTAGTGATCCTGTTACATGTTTCTTTTTCATACACAGCACGAAGTCAAATGATGGTTATAGCATTTTGATTAATTACAAACTAGTTGTTGCAAATTCAGTTGCATAGTTGACATAAAgcctttgaaaaataaaataatcaaaaaGAATATGTGACGAAAGTTAAATTACTCACAATCCGGATAAACCAGAGACAGATTTTGGACGCTCTCCATCTCCTTGTAAACGTCCGAATTCAGAATCTCATTCGTCATCTCCCTCCACGGTATATTCGCCTTCTCCGCATTACTTACAGGTCCAAGAACAGTAGAAAAGCATGTGTTAAGAAAACTCAGCCTCTTGAGAAGGTTGTAAAAGGGGGAGAAATCTTAACAACAGAGACCGAAACAGAGATGAAATTTGGGGGATTTCTTGTGGTACCCGATGAGGAGCTGCCGTGCCCCGAGCTTCATGACCGAGAAGAGAGGCTTGAAGGAGATGAGGGCCCCGATGAAGCGGGAGAGCGAGGTCTCCCCCGCCCACCGAGGCAGCTCCAGCTCCCCTTCCAACTCGACGCCGTCAGCTGCGGGCACTGGAGATGCCCGGACCACGACGACGCGGCCATGGGGAGGAGGACTCCTGCTGTCGGTAGATGCACTCGTGCGGCGGAGAGGAGATTGATGGGAAAGCTTCGAGAAGGCAGTGGAAGATGCGGCGAGTAGCGACATCTTTTTCCTTCTCGGGAGGCGGGTGTCGTCCTCCACTCTCACACACGACTGCCGTCGATCGGCGACGACGCGAGTCCGTAACACCAACCGTTATCCCCGTGGATTACTATGAGCCTATAGTTTTCTTACACGTGGATTGAAAAGTGGGCTTGGGTGCGGGTTGCGGGTTGCGGGTTGCGGGTTGGAGATCGAAACGGTGGCAACCCCTACGGTGACcaagaatatttcatatattttatctttttagtttTCTTATTTACTTCCACTATTTATTTATGCAAATTGTCTCATCTCGTTTGACCATGACATGTACAGGTAGACAACATGTTCATGCAATTTTTAGATGATTCCTTCTGATTTAATTCTAATTGTTCACAAATGTCATTCACATTCCATAATTTCTAGTACTATCTTTTAGAAATATTCTTTAAAATTGACAccataatttttttgttatttatgatcCTGTTGTGTCAATTCGATAAACTCATCACTTGCACATGAGTGCACTAACCTCTAGAATGATAATTAACTAGCAATGTTTGTATAACATCCCCATGTTTCTTTCTATTACCACAGTTCTCCAGGTAACTTAGGTTGATTCTTTGTTACCATCATTAAGACAGATATAATCCCTTAATAACTTTATTAACAGCTAGCTAACAACATTTGAATCCACAAGTCCTGACAAAGGGCAAAATTTAGCAACAAATCCATACATGTGTCTCCACATCTGCTCTATGTGAAAGATAATATTTATTCACATATcgatgataaaaagaaaaaataacgaGTCACAAAAGGTGTCAAAGATGCATGTATTTTCTATAATTCTGCCCAAGATCAAACTTTAACTCAGTACTACTTGTCCCATAAAATTTAGCATCAAATGAAAATTTGTATAGGTTCTAAACTGATTTCATTTTTTGATAGAAATGTGCAAATATCAAGAATTCATGTTCATCATGATGATGTTCAATTATATAAAATGCAATGATGAATAATACTGAGACACTATAATCACTTCTTAAGGATTTCCATGCAAAGCCATTTGAAGGCTTGCAGCTGATTTGATCATAGAATGAACATGATTGTCTGATGCAACTTCAATATATGACCACAACATCTATAAAGACCGACAGTCTAAAACAGGGGTTAGTAATGGTCGATTAGAGAAGAAAGCTTCTAAGCTGGCTACGATCAGCTCATGAAGGTCGACGAACGATTCTGAAGTATGAATAGCTGTATGATGCGATAGCACAACATTATCCATGCAAAAGAGTTCCTTGGGAACAGCAGGTTCATGCTCGAACACATCAAGACCGGCTCCTGCAATGTCTCCTTGCATCAGGTGCTTGACTAACTCTGCTTCATCAATGAGAGCTCCTCTTGCCACATTTATAATGACCCCATCCTTCCCTAATGCGGACATAACATCCTTGTTGACCATATGATGTGTTTCAGTAGTTAGAGCACAAGTAATAACTAGTATATCACTTGCAGCTGCAAGATCACAAACACTTGGGAAATATGTGTATGTGGTTGATGGCTTCCTTTGTCTATAGAAATATGAGATCAAACAACCAAAAACTTCCAGCCTTTTGGCTACTTCACATCCAATACTTCCCAGCCCTACAATACCAACCCGCTTGCCACCCAGCTGCAACCATCAATCAGACATCAACAACAATTAGAGTTTTGATTGCACTACAACTGAGAAAACAATTATAGATGTTAAGTTCTCTTGTTTCAAA
The DNA window shown above is from Musa acuminata AAA Group cultivar baxijiao chromosome BXJ2-4, Cavendish_Baxijiao_AAA, whole genome shotgun sequence and carries:
- the LOC135609076 gene encoding glyoxylate/hydroxypyruvate reductase HPR3-like; its protein translation is MASESEVEPRLVAGRPQLLLLCRPFIGLDQALSSSFQLLRPWESPLPRDRFLAAHAAGIHALLSTGLAVVDAPLLDALPALRFVITNSVGVDHIDLAECARRGVSVANVGTIFSTDVADYAVCLLLDVLRRVSAADRYVRRGLWPLAGDYPLGFRLGGKRVGIVGLGSIGCEVAKRLEVFGCLISYFYRQRKPSTTYTYFPSVCDLAAASDILVITCALTTETHHMVNKDVMSALGKDGVIINVARGALIDEAELVKHLMQGDIAGAGLDVFEHEPAVPKELFCMDNVVLSHHTAIHTSESFVDLHELIVASLEAFFSNRPLLTPVLDCRSL